The Fusarium keratoplasticum isolate Fu6.1 chromosome 4, whole genome shotgun sequence genome contains the following window.
ACTTTGTCGTTGCCTCGAGACTGGATGTCGTTGCCTCACTCGAAGTTTGTTCCATCCAATGAGACAGGCCAGCAGAATGTACCAGCAAACCCAACGTGGAAGTCCTCGGAGACAGACTCTGACAGTACATAAACGGGTACGAAATTCTGTGTGAACAAGTTTTGCTGATGAACTGCCGCACTCACTTACGTGTCCCATAATTGCGTACATGATCAGGCATGCACCAGACCATGCGCGCAATCTGTGACACCGAGGTCCATAGTTATCATCCCGTCGCGGCTATTGCGTCGCGTTGCATGAGAGCGCAGAGGAGTCATGATAGCCTCTCTTATCTCCTACCAGATGGCCGCTAATGCACATCAAGCGGATGATCAGCCTCTTGTGTCTCCCTATCTCTCGCCAGCACGCACAATGCGACGTCAGGGCTAGCCTGGCAGCTAAGCGGCCCAGTCGACCAAGTCACGGCGCGCAGCTTGGCAACGTGTGTTGTCAAGTTTGAGACTGCGAAACTGCCCGCTTTGTCATCAGAACCTCGGCGGCCCGTCTCTCGACCGCCAGTGCGAATCGTACGTGCTGGAGCGTGAGGTGAGTGAGTTGCACGCTGGCATCTTGACAGAAATCAGCCTCTCTGGTGGAGAAGGCCGCGCTGGCCCTGTCTGACAATTTGCCTCGAGCGGATCAATTCAGGGGATTTCGTGGTTGGGCGGGTGTTGATTTTCAACTGTCGCCAAGTTTTACTACACATTAAATTATCACCATATTAAATAAAATCCACACACACTGAAGCTCTAAACGGCCCGCTAGCGTGCCCGAGCCTACCGAAAAAGCCCCTGCCACTCTTGGCAGAAGCATCCCATTCCATCaatccatccaatccatccagTGGGAAAAGGGAGCCTCTAGAGGACGAGTACCTACCGCCTTCCGCTGTCATCACTCTAGAACCTTGCCCGACTTTTTTGGTTCCCTCTTCTGTTTTTTTCTAACTTCTCATCCGCTCCTTTGCTCCTCAACGAGTCTGATTCTTTACCGCGCGCTGCTTCCCTATATCTTGACAGCCCTGACGATAGCTTCAACAGCGCCAAGCTACCCCTGCCCCTTTCGCAACCAGTCTCACCACTATCCGTATCTCGACAAAGGTGGTCGTCAGCGGACGATAAGCCACAACCGTTATCGCGACTCCTCCAAACCATCTCCGCGCAGTCTTCAGCTTCAGACATCATGAGCCCGCGAACCCGACGACAGGCCGCCAAGGCTGgcagctcttcttcttctgacTCGGAGCGCGatgtcaaggccaacggctccagcaacaccaacggcaacggcGCTGCCCACGGCGCTCCGGATGCTTCGGACAGTGCCCCTCGCGAGaacatcttcctcttctggccCAACCTGATCGGTATGACAAGCTGTGATGTCGCCAAAGgtttcttctcgtcgctgaCACAACCCCTCCAGGCTACGCGCGAATCGTCCTCGCTATCGCATCCCTCTACTACATGCCCCTCCATCCTCGCACGTGCTCGTTCCTCTACAGTGTCTCGTGTctcctcgacgccctcgatGGCTACGTCGCGCGCATCTACGAACAGTCGACTCGCTTCGGCGCCGTCCTCGACATGGTGACGGATCGCTGCACCACGGCCTGTCTCATtgtcttcctctcctccgcCTTCCCTCGATGGGCCATCGTCTTCCAGGGTCTGATtgcccttgatctcgccAGCCACTACATGCACATGTATGCCACCCTTGTTGTCTCGGGCACCGATTCGAGCCACAAGAACATCGATGCCAGCCAGAActggcttctcagcctctACTATACCAACAAGGTGCGCCAACCCCTCATTCGTCCGCAATTCGCCCTCAGGGTAACTAACATCTTTTAGAACGTCCTCTTTGCCCTTTGCGCCCTCAACGAGCTGTTCTTCATTGCGCTCTAcctcctctgcttctcgtCTCCTCTCGTCTCCCCCTACCTGATCAAGCCCGTCAAGGAGGTCGGCGCCGAGCTCCAGGCCGGTGCCCAGGTCAACACGTCGATTCTGGAGCAGATCTTCCCTGATCCCTTCAGCCCTGCCGCTCTCGAACTGGCCCGAGCCAACAAGATGGACTCCACCGTCCCCTGGATCATTGCTGGCGTCAGCTTCCCTTTCATGTTCATCAAGCagttcatcaacatcgtTCAGCTCGTCAACGCGAGCCAAGGACTGGCTGAGATCGATATCAAGACccgcaaggagaagggcctTCCCCgacccaaggccaagaaggcttAAATTCGACGAAACTTTCTATAGCCCCTCGGGATAACTGTTTTAATGATTTTGGCCACGGCTATCGACTGGGATGGTGAACCCAGTCCCTTGCTGGCGACCTTTCGACCTTTCTCACTGTCTATCAACTTCTGACTGACGGGAACTGGCTTATCGGCCTGTTTTCTCAGCCATTTCAACAACGCCCTGTCTCGACAAGGCGCAATCTCTAGGGAAGACTTATGGGGGACATTATACGAGCCCCCCGGACCTGCATGACTCGGCGTAAGAGGTACGGATTTGATGATTCCAACCTCGGAAGGGAGGTGAATTACTGGGTTAAGGGGGAATGCAGTGTCCTCTCcaaaggaggaggaggagggaaaaTCGCTGATTGATTGTTGGAGGAGATAATCACGGAAATCTTTCTCACTGGGATTTAGCGGGTGCACGTTTAGACTTCGTTGTACACATACCTTTTTTCTCTTGAGGGTATTCCCTTTTctttgttttgttgtttctttttctATATCTTCTTAATTGTAGACGGATGTCAGATACACACTCGCTGGAATTGAACGAGACTTACAACTTCATTCTTTGAAAAGTCTTACCTAACTCGAATATATGAAGTGCTCAGCTTCACAGCCTAGCTTCACGCAAACGTTAGTGTTAGAGAGGCACAAGTCTAAGTGAACAAACATTGCCAAGATAGCGAAGGATTAAATTGACGGTATGGTCTAGCCAAAGTGAAAGAATCAACAAGATGGTATATTCAAACTCAAATCATGACATCAAACTCTCGTGGTAGCAACTCCAATCGCTCCCACGAATTTTCCTCTCAACCAGTCCATCGGTCAATTCCCTGCCGAAGCGCTCGCCGTGGCAGTAGTTCCTTGAGGACCCTTCTGCACGGGATGCGAGTCACCAGAGTCGCTACCGTCGACAATGCCGGCGCCGAGGGTGCCAGGAGTGGCATCCTCAGGGGCCTTGGCGAAACCGTACCAGGCGACGACGGCCACACCGAGGATACCGCAGATGCAGCTGAAgacgagggcgacgatgCCGCGGGGAGTGAAGCTACGATGAAGCGTTAATGGAATGTCTCTTACAATATGAAGATCGAGAATAGATGTCAGGAAACTTACCCAGAGGGGAGGGGTCTGGAAGGCTTGTTCTCGCCAGTGAGGTCAAGGTAGTCGGCCGTGTTGGCAGCAGCATTACCCTTGGTGGCCATgttggcggcggcgcagGCGTCGAGGTGATTCTTGGGGATCTCAATGGTCTTCTGGAGGGTAAGGGGATCCTCGACAAAGGTGGCGATGAGACCGGAGATGACGTGCCACTCGATGTGGCAATGGAAGAGCCAGACACCTGTTAGAAGTTGGTTAGAAACTGATCTTTCATATGGCTGGGGGGGGGTCTCACCTGGgttgtcggccttgaagcGCATGACAATGTTGCCGTTGGGGTAGATGACGAGGGTATCACGGCGCATGGGAGTGTCGGGAAGATCCTTATCGGGGACCTTGGTGTCTGCCCAAATaccagcctcttcctcggagCGGAAGACAGCCTGGAAGGCGTGTCCGTGGAGATGGAAGGGGTGGCGGCCCGAGtcgaggttgttgacgacTAGCTGGACGatctcgttcttcttgaggaccACAGAGTTGGTGTAGCTGCCGTAGATGGTGGGGTTGGTAGCATCTTCACCAGCGTTGAGGACCGTGTACAGCGTAGGAACCTTGGCGCCGGTGTAggtgatgttgttgaagaaggcgtAGTTCTTGCCGTCCCGGAGGTTGTCCATCATGACATCGAGGGTCACCTCGTGGTCGGGCTCTCCGAGGAGATCCATCTTGTCGTAGGGGACGAGAGTCATGTCGTCAAAGGGATCGAGGGTGTCGACAGTGGCAGCCTCGGGCTTGTCCTTGGAGTCGTCGTACACGAGCCAGCCAGTGGCATTGTAGTTGAGGTCGTCGGGAAGGACATCAAAGAGGGTCTAAGAGAGTGAGGATGAGTATTTGCTAGATGATACTGCAGGTTTTGGGTTACTTACGGTATCCATGCTTGCGACGATGGGGAAATTCTTGGAGGTgtccttcttggtggtgagaagGAAGCTCACACGCTGAGCAGCAGAGATGTAGAtcatctcagcctcagcagcctcggtGTAGACACCGTCGACCTCAACAATGCGCATCTTGTGGCCCTCGAACCAGAGGTACTGACCAGCGAAGGCACCCATGTTGATGGTTCGGAACAGGTAGGTCGTGTCGGGCTTGACGGACAGGGTGTAGTTGGTGGTCTCGTTCATGAGGGCGTTCTGAGGAACGGGCTCGGCACCGGAGGGGTTGGACTTTGCCATGAACTGGGGAATGAGAGTCTGCATCTCCTCATGATACCAGTCGGAGAGGGTGAagatgagctcctcgtcatAGTCATCCTTGTAGGGGAACTTCTTGTCATGGACAATGAAGGGAGCGCGCAGGCCGTCGGGGTATTGAGCGCTGGTGTGCGAGTGGTACCAGTAGGTTCCGGGCTGGTCAACCTTTGGAAGCTGTTAGTCCACCGAATGAAGCAATTGATTGAATCTGAAGTTGTCTTACTGTAAAGTTGTAGGTAAAGGTTGTGCCAGGGGTAATAGGGCATTGAACCACACCAGCAGGGCCATCCATGTGGTTGCTTCCGTTCATGTAGAGGCCGTGGAAATGCAGCGAGGTGGACTGGTTGCCCAGGTTGTTGtgggcgttgatgatgacccTGTCACCAATGTCGACCTCGATACGAGGAATAGGCCACTTGCCGTTGATTCCAATAACTGGACGCTCGTAGGCACCGTCAGGGTTTCCTCTGACCCAGCCAATGTCGAAGTCATATTTCCTCGTGACAGCGGCAGCCAGCTGAGGGAGCGCAAGCAGCGAGGCCGCTGCGTAGGGGAGAGAGTTGAAGAGCATTGTGAA
Protein-coding sequences here:
- a CDS encoding Laccase 1, with amino-acid sequence MLFNSLPYAAASLLALPQLAAAVTRKYDFDIGWVRGNPDGAYERPVIGINGKWPIPRIEVDIGDRVIINAHNNLGNQSTSLHFHGLYMNGSNHMDGPAGVVQCPITPGTTFTYNFTVDQPGTYWYHSHTSAQYPDGLRAPFIVHDKKFPYKDDYDEELIFTLSDWYHEEMQTLIPQFMAKSNPSGAEPVPQNALMNETTNYTLSVKPDTTYLFRTINMGAFAGQYLWFEGHKMRIVEVDGVYTEAAEAEMIYISAAQRVSFLLTTKKDTSKNFPIVASMDTTLFDVLPDDLNYNATGWLVYDDSKDKPEAATVDTLDPFDDMTLVPYDKMDLLGEPDHEVTLDVMMDNLRDGKNYAFFNNITYTGAKVPTLYTVLNAGEDATNPTIYGSYTNSVVLKKNEIVQLVVNNLDSGRHPFHLHGHAFQAVFRSEEEAGIWADTKVPDKDLPDTPMRRDTLVIYPNGNIVMRFKADNPGVWLFHCHIEWHVISGLIATFVEDPLTLQKTIEIPKNHLDACAAANMATKGNAAANTADYLDLTGENKPSRPLPSGFTPRGIVALVFSCICGILGVAVVAWYGFAKAPEDATPGTLGAGIVDGSDSGDSHPVQKGPQGTTATASASAGN